TGGTCAATGGTAACTCAGAAGGAGATGCCTTGTTCACACTAAGAAAGAGCTTATCGGATCCGGATAATGTCCTCCAGAGCTGGGATCCGACTCTTGTTAACCCGTGTACTTGGTTTCACATCACTTGCAACCAGGATAATCGCGTCACTCGCCTGTAACATCTGTTGTGCTCTTTAAggatttgtgttttcttttttttttctttttagttttagggtttgtatttgtttttcttttttgattccTGGGAATTTTTTTTAGGGCATTTTGTTTGAAAGTTCTACGTTTTGGTTAAGTTTTTGTGGGATTTTTgtacggtttttttttttataaaaaaatcaagaagatatGTGTCCAAGTTGTTGAGAGTATGTTTACTTCATAGCTTTATAAATTTGCGTGGAATCTTCAGTAGTgttgaaaattgaagaaaatattctGTTTTATCGGGTGTGAGGTTATAGTCATGGTTTCCTTTCTTTGCTGTATGATAATTTGATCTTAATTTATAGGATACTTTTGCATAATATGTAGGTAAGATGACTTAGTTCAGGTCTTTGAAGATTGGCTTTGTGAATTTCATTTATGCTTGAGTGACTAATTGCTAAGATGAGgggaaaaaatgttaaaaaattactGATAATGGCATATGTAAGTTTGAGAGAAGTGTTGGATCCTTCACGCCATGTTTGAAAGCACATGTATCTAATATGCAGAGCATGGGGTTCTCTTATTGTGTAttgtgaaataatttttttcttatgccgTTTTGGTTGAAGGGAGAAATGCAACATTTGGTGCCACTTCACTCAAATATACGTGCTTAAGCAGTCAGAAATTATGGGATTTTTGTGGCTTCTAtgcagcatttttttttatttttttttgtgcttgtcATGTTAGGctattaattttactttctgGTCTCTTTAATTTCTTAGTTGATCAGCTTTCATGTCCTTttctattgttttattaaagCAGTCATTCATGTCGTTTAACAGTTATTGACTTATTGATTGTTTCCTTTATAAAAATAGCAAGAAATATTTTACACTTCagtaattgttttattaaagcACCTCTCTTTTAATGTttacaattacaataaaaatgatCTCATTGTCTATATAAAGCATCACTGTTTTGGGAGAACACCTTGTTCTATCCTGTCATATGTTTGTCATGTGTCAAATTCTGATTAGGATGCCTTGTTTTCTGATTTACAGCCTTTGATGTATTCTGTTCTTTtgctttttagtgttttttgggCAATGATTGCTCCATTATATAGAATTTCCTTAATTAGCATAAAATATGCTGTCTTTTTTCCTcatgtttattaattatttcaaccaGTCTTTAGAATTATTGTGTAACATTCCTTTCATATCTCATGTTGCTACAGGGACTTGGGAAACTCAAATCTATCTGGACATCTAGTACCTGAACTTGGAAAGCTAGAGCATTTGCAATACCTGTATGTTTTCCCACCTTTATCTTCTCCTTGATAGTATTTGCAAGTTATCAGAATGGGTTCTACTTTTGGTTTCTCTTTAATTTGGGACCAGTGGCCTCTGTTGGTCTACATGTGCATATTGTTCAAGGATGTGGAGTCACTTGCAGTTGTTGTATGGGTTTTGCCTACTTATGTGAAACCTCTCTCATCATTCCTGGTGTAGGGAactttataaaaacaacattcaagGAACTATCCCCAGTGAGCTAGGTAGCTTGAAGAGCCTTATTAGCTTGGACTTGTATAACAACAACATTTCAGGAACCATTCCTCCTTCCCTGGGGAGGTTGAAGTCTCTTGTCTTTCTGTGAGTATAAGGAACTCTAACATTATTTATGATTGAAATGCTTcaaggattttctttttctctatctcCCTCTTGGTTTGAAAGTTTGGTACATTTGCTTTCCAAATTCACTAGTTTGTCCTggatactctctctctctctctctctacacacacacacacacacacacacacacacacacacacaaacacagaGTTTCACACATGTATACTTGCTCTGGTTCATAGTTTGTGGAATTGTAAGATACATTGTCCCTCATTTCTCTCatcatggtttttgtttggcaGACGACTTAATGACA
This region of Populus trichocarpa isolate Nisqually-1 chromosome 9, P.trichocarpa_v4.1, whole genome shotgun sequence genomic DNA includes:
- the LOC7489317 gene encoding leucine-rich repeat protein 1 is translated as MAAQAWLWTSLTVALTFILTVVNGNSEGDALFTLRKSLSDPDNVLQSWDPTLVNPCTWFHITCNQDNRVTRLDLGNSNLSGHLVPELGKLEHLQYLELYKNNIQGTIPSELGSLKSLISLDLYNNNISGTIPPSLGRLKSLVFLRLNDNRLTGSIPRELSNVSSLKVVDVSNNDLCGTIPTSGPFEHIPLNNFENNPRLEGPELLGLASYDTNCS